The proteins below come from a single Asanoa ferruginea genomic window:
- a CDS encoding alpha/beta fold hydrolase yields MTSPAATNVVLVHGGFVDGSGWRPVYDLLTQDGFRVSVVQNPTLSLDGDAAATRQILDRQDGPTVLVGHSYGGAVISEAGTHDKVSALVYVCAFAPDKGESVNTLIADPPPGAPVPPILPPDNGFLFLDRDKFHASFAGDIPAADAQFAADSQVPWGLDALGGAVSEPAWRHKPSWYLVTTEDRMIPPPAQRAMSERAGSTVVEVDGSHAIYLSQPQAVADLIKRAANG; encoded by the coding sequence ATGACTTCTCCAGCAGCAACGAACGTCGTGCTCGTGCACGGCGGGTTCGTCGACGGATCCGGTTGGCGGCCCGTCTACGACCTGCTGACCCAGGACGGATTCCGGGTCAGCGTGGTGCAGAACCCCACCCTGTCACTCGACGGCGACGCCGCGGCGACGCGGCAGATCCTGGACCGGCAGGACGGCCCGACAGTCCTGGTAGGACACTCCTACGGCGGCGCGGTGATCAGCGAAGCCGGGACCCACGACAAGGTCTCCGCATTGGTGTACGTCTGCGCGTTCGCTCCCGACAAGGGCGAGTCCGTGAACACGCTGATCGCCGACCCGCCGCCGGGCGCCCCGGTGCCGCCGATCCTGCCGCCGGACAACGGTTTCCTGTTCCTCGACCGCGACAAGTTCCACGCGTCGTTCGCCGGTGACATTCCGGCGGCGGACGCCCAGTTCGCCGCCGACTCACAGGTGCCGTGGGGTCTGGACGCGCTCGGCGGCGCGGTCAGCGAACCGGCCTGGCGCCACAAGCCGAGCTGGTATCTCGTGACGACCGAAGACCGCATGATCCCGCCGCCGGCGCAGCGGGCCATGTCCGAGCGCGCCGGCTCGACCGTCGTCGAGGTCGACGGCAGCCACGCGATCTACCTCTCCCAGCCCCAGGCGGTGGCCGACCTCATCAAGCGGGCCGCCAACGGCTGA
- a CDS encoding aldo/keto reductase: protein MSLDSYVTLGRSGLRVSPLTLGAMTFGEDHGWGTSVEESEAIIAEYLDRGGNSIDTANIYTNGHSEKIIGDWFAARPGLRDRVVIGTKFFANLFEGDPNGGGAGRKSIVAALENSLRRLRTDYVDIYWLHNWDRTAPIEETMRTLDDLVTAGKIRYLGLSDLPAWKAVEAQLTARAHGWAPAIGLQAEYSLLERTSEGELIPMAQEHGLGVLPWSPLKSGFLSGKYSRHRAGAVDTLRSGLVGGPSEKDYDVIDVLEKVAQEIGVTPAAAALAWVRQRPGVTSTLVGARRLDQFRANLASLDVHLSDAQVAVLNEASEPSLNFPAENNRLLAPSLGFGGASVDGVRSPVSPLLTASSVRY from the coding sequence ATGTCTCTCGATTCATATGTCACCCTCGGCCGGTCGGGACTGCGCGTCAGCCCGTTGACGCTGGGTGCCATGACCTTTGGTGAAGACCACGGCTGGGGCACGTCGGTCGAAGAGTCCGAGGCGATCATCGCCGAGTATCTGGACCGTGGCGGCAACTCCATCGACACCGCCAACATCTACACCAACGGCCACTCGGAGAAGATCATCGGCGACTGGTTCGCCGCCCGGCCCGGCCTGCGCGACCGGGTCGTCATCGGCACCAAGTTCTTCGCCAACCTCTTCGAGGGCGACCCCAACGGCGGCGGCGCCGGGCGCAAGTCGATCGTGGCCGCGCTGGAAAACTCGCTGCGCCGGCTGCGGACCGACTACGTCGACATCTACTGGCTGCACAACTGGGACCGCACCGCGCCGATCGAAGAAACCATGCGTACCCTCGACGACCTGGTCACGGCCGGCAAGATCCGCTACCTCGGCCTCTCCGACCTGCCCGCGTGGAAGGCCGTCGAAGCACAGCTCACGGCGCGGGCACACGGCTGGGCGCCGGCGATCGGCCTTCAGGCCGAATATTCGCTGCTGGAGCGCACCAGCGAGGGCGAGCTGATCCCGATGGCCCAGGAGCACGGTCTCGGCGTGCTGCCGTGGAGCCCGCTGAAGAGCGGCTTCCTGTCGGGGAAGTATTCGCGCCACCGCGCCGGCGCGGTCGACACCCTGCGCAGCGGGCTGGTCGGCGGGCCGAGCGAGAAGGACTACGACGTCATCGACGTGCTCGAGAAGGTCGCACAGGAGATCGGCGTCACCCCGGCGGCGGCCGCGCTCGCGTGGGTCCGCCAGCGGCCGGGCGTGACCTCGACCCTGGTCGGGGCGCGGCGGTTGGACCAGTTCCGGGCCAACCTGGCCTCGCTCGACGTGCACCTGAGCGACGCGCAGGTGGCCGTGCTCAACGAGGCGTCGGAGCCGTCGCTCAACTTCCCCGCCGAGAACAACCGGCTGCTCGCGCCGTCACTCGGCTTCGGCGGCGCCTCCGTCGACGGCGTGCGCAGCCCCGTGTCGCCGCTGCTGACGGCCAGCTCGGTGCGCTACTGA
- a CDS encoding AraC family transcriptional regulator, which yields MEQLDELRTLISRQAVGRYRQTRLPGVLVMESFAPTEPLTAVAQPSFALVAQGLKRTILADQTFDYGPGQYVVISLDLPVTGHVVRAAPDQPFLGMGLTLDPARIASLLLEAPTAARTDPAGIAVSDATGDLLDPILRLLRLLDRPEDIPVLAAPIEREILWRLINGAQGGTIRQIGLADSRLSQVSRAIRRIRTDYADPLPIVELAKTAGMSVTSFHRHFRAVTAMSPLQFQKQIRLQEARTRLIADSHDIAAVGRAVGYDSPTQFNREYRRLFGAPPGRDAARLQALPPLDPAMV from the coding sequence ATGGAACAGCTCGACGAACTCCGCACCCTGATCTCCCGGCAAGCCGTCGGCCGCTACCGGCAGACCCGGCTGCCCGGTGTGCTGGTGATGGAGTCCTTCGCACCCACCGAGCCGTTGACCGCGGTGGCGCAGCCGTCGTTCGCCCTCGTGGCCCAGGGGCTCAAGCGCACGATCCTGGCCGACCAGACCTTCGACTACGGCCCCGGGCAATACGTGGTCATCTCGCTCGACCTCCCGGTCACCGGTCACGTCGTGCGGGCCGCCCCCGACCAGCCCTTCCTCGGCATGGGCCTGACCCTCGACCCGGCCCGGATCGCGTCTTTGCTGCTGGAGGCACCGACCGCCGCCCGCACCGACCCCGCCGGCATCGCGGTCAGCGACGCCACCGGCGACCTGCTCGACCCGATCCTGCGGCTGCTCCGCCTGCTCGACCGGCCCGAAGACATCCCCGTGCTGGCCGCACCCATCGAGCGCGAGATCCTGTGGCGCTTGATAAACGGCGCGCAGGGCGGCACCATCCGCCAGATCGGCCTCGCCGACAGCCGTCTTTCGCAGGTCTCCCGGGCCATCCGGCGCATCCGCACCGACTACGCCGACCCACTGCCCATAGTGGAGCTGGCGAAGACCGCCGGGATGAGCGTCACCTCGTTCCACCGCCATTTCCGCGCGGTGACCGCGATGAGCCCCCTACAGTTCCAGAAGCAGATCCGTCTCCAGGAGGCCCGCACCCGCCTGATCGCCGACTCGCACGACATCGCCGCGGTCGGCCGCGCCGTCGGCTACGACAGCCCCACCCAGTTCAACCGCGAATACCGCCGGCTGTTCGGCGCACCGCCGGGCCGTGATGCCGCCCGCTTGCAGGCCCTGCCGCCGCTCGATCCTGCGATGGTCTGA
- a CDS encoding LLM class flavin-dependent oxidoreductase — protein sequence MPDHGRGLTFGSFLVPTAGEPLLAAAREIEERGLDWIGIQDHPYQRRFVDTFALLSAIAAVTTRVGVFPDVANLPLRPPAMLAKAAASIDVLSGGRFELGLGAGGFWDAIEGYGGPRRAPGEALAALEEAIAVIRLVWSGERNLRFDGRHYRLAGVHSGPVPAHDIGIWLGVYGPRALALAGRLADGWVPSFRGEIAPLAAAAARLDDAAAAAGRGPGEIRRVLNVNGQITGGAREGVLRGPVDQWIDELTDLAVGYGFDTFLFWGEGADQVPRFAEEVVPAVRAQVAAERAG from the coding sequence ATGCCCGACCATGGCCGCGGTCTGACGTTCGGATCCTTCCTGGTCCCCACGGCGGGCGAGCCGCTGCTCGCCGCGGCGCGCGAGATCGAAGAGCGCGGCCTGGACTGGATCGGCATCCAGGATCATCCCTACCAGCGACGGTTCGTCGACACGTTCGCCCTGCTGAGCGCGATCGCCGCGGTCACCACGCGGGTGGGCGTCTTCCCCGACGTGGCCAATCTGCCGTTGCGGCCGCCGGCGATGCTGGCCAAGGCCGCGGCCAGCATCGACGTGCTCAGCGGTGGCCGCTTCGAGCTCGGTCTCGGTGCCGGCGGGTTCTGGGACGCGATCGAGGGATACGGCGGGCCGCGCCGCGCGCCCGGCGAGGCGCTCGCCGCGCTCGAGGAGGCGATCGCCGTCATCCGGCTGGTCTGGAGCGGTGAGCGCAACCTGCGCTTCGACGGCCGGCACTACCGGCTCGCCGGTGTCCACTCCGGACCCGTGCCGGCACACGACATCGGGATCTGGCTCGGCGTGTACGGACCGCGCGCGCTCGCGTTGGCCGGCCGGCTCGCCGACGGTTGGGTGCCGTCGTTCCGCGGCGAGATCGCCCCACTCGCGGCCGCCGCGGCGCGGCTCGATGACGCCGCGGCCGCCGCGGGCCGCGGCCCGGGCGAGATCCGCCGGGTGCTCAACGTCAACGGCCAGATCACCGGCGGTGCACGCGAAGGCGTGTTGCGGGGGCCGGTCGACCAGTGGATCGACGAGCTGACCGACCTGGCCGTCGGCTACGGGTTCGACACGTTCCTGTTCTGGGGCGAGGGCGCCGACCAGGTGCCCCGCTTCGCGGAAGAGGTCGTGCCCGCGGTGCGCGCGCAGGTCGCCGCCGAACGCGCCGGGTAA
- the poxB gene encoding ubiquinone-dependent pyruvate dehydrogenase has translation MARTVAQAMVATLKDSGVRRVYGIPGDSLNGFTDALRRDGGLAWEHVRHEEAAAFAASGEAAVTDQLAVCAGSCGPGNLHLINGLYDANRSGVPVLAIAAHIPAPEIGSGYFQETHPQQLFAECSVYCELASIPEQVPRLLEMAMRAALQRRGVAVLVIPGELFLADAGTGPWPAAVRRAQAVIRPDDASLAAAAEVLNQARQVTILAGAGCAGAHEQLVAIAGALKAPTVHALRGKEYVEHDNPYDVGMTGLIGFSSGYRAMEHCDALLMLGTDFPYRPFYPDNVPVVQVDVRGERIGRRVPVRVPLVGTVKDTVDALLPLITPKTDTTHLDRMTAHYHRARARLDRLADPGRGSGPLHPQHVAAMLNRLATDDAVFTVDVGTPSIWAARYVHMNGRRRLIGSFTHGSMANALPQAIGAQAADRKRQVIAMSGDGGLAMLLGELLTLRQQRLPVKIVVFNNTALSFVELEMKAGGIITYATELSDSDFAAIATGAGLFGVRVNTADELEAGLRDALAHDGPAVVDVRTARQELSLPPKVTYGQIKGFTLYATRTILSGNADEIVELAQTNLRQLDRE, from the coding sequence ATGGCACGCACGGTGGCTCAGGCGATGGTCGCGACGCTCAAGGACTCGGGCGTCCGGCGGGTGTACGGCATTCCCGGTGACTCGCTCAACGGCTTCACCGATGCGCTGCGCCGTGACGGGGGACTGGCGTGGGAACACGTGCGCCATGAGGAAGCGGCGGCGTTCGCCGCGTCCGGTGAAGCCGCGGTCACCGACCAGCTCGCCGTGTGCGCGGGTAGCTGCGGTCCGGGAAACCTGCACCTGATCAATGGTTTGTACGACGCCAACCGCAGCGGCGTCCCGGTGCTGGCGATCGCGGCCCACATCCCGGCCCCGGAGATCGGCAGCGGCTACTTCCAGGAGACCCATCCGCAGCAGCTCTTCGCCGAATGCAGCGTCTACTGCGAGCTGGCCAGCATCCCGGAACAGGTGCCGCGACTGCTGGAGATGGCGATGCGGGCCGCGCTGCAGCGCCGCGGTGTCGCCGTGCTGGTCATTCCCGGCGAGCTGTTCCTCGCCGACGCCGGCACAGGTCCGTGGCCGGCCGCCGTGCGGCGGGCGCAAGCGGTGATCCGGCCCGACGACGCGTCGCTCGCCGCCGCGGCGGAGGTCCTCAACCAGGCTCGGCAGGTGACCATCCTGGCCGGTGCGGGCTGCGCCGGGGCGCACGAGCAGTTGGTCGCCATCGCCGGCGCGCTCAAGGCCCCGACCGTGCACGCGTTGCGCGGCAAGGAGTATGTCGAGCACGACAACCCGTACGACGTCGGCATGACCGGTCTTATCGGGTTCAGCTCCGGCTATCGGGCGATGGAGCACTGCGATGCCCTGCTGATGCTCGGCACCGACTTTCCCTACCGCCCGTTCTATCCCGACAACGTGCCCGTGGTCCAGGTCGACGTGCGCGGCGAGCGGATCGGCCGCCGGGTGCCCGTCCGGGTCCCGCTGGTCGGCACCGTCAAGGACACCGTCGACGCGCTGCTGCCGCTGATCACGCCGAAGACCGACACGACCCACCTCGACCGGATGACCGCCCACTACCACCGGGCCCGGGCCCGGCTGGACCGACTCGCGGACCCGGGCCGCGGCAGCGGCCCGCTGCACCCGCAGCACGTCGCGGCGATGCTCAACCGGCTCGCCACCGACGACGCGGTGTTCACTGTGGACGTCGGGACGCCGTCGATCTGGGCCGCCCGCTACGTGCACATGAACGGCCGCCGCCGGCTGATCGGCTCGTTCACCCACGGCAGCATGGCCAACGCGCTGCCACAGGCGATCGGTGCCCAGGCCGCCGACCGCAAGCGGCAGGTGATCGCGATGTCCGGCGACGGTGGGCTGGCGATGCTCCTCGGCGAGCTGCTCACGCTGCGCCAGCAACGGCTGCCAGTGAAGATCGTGGTGTTCAACAACACCGCGCTGTCGTTCGTCGAGCTCGAAATGAAGGCCGGGGGCATCATCACCTACGCCACCGAGCTGTCCGACTCCGACTTCGCCGCGATCGCCACCGGGGCGGGGCTGTTCGGCGTGCGGGTCAACACCGCCGACGAGCTCGAAGCCGGGCTGCGCGACGCCCTCGCCCACGACGGGCCCGCGGTGGTCGACGTGCGCACCGCCCGCCAGGAGCTGTCACTGCCGCCGAAGGTGACGTATGGGCAGATCAAGGGCTTCACCTTGTATGCCACCCGCACGATCCTGTCCGGCAACGCCGACGAGATCGTTGAACTCGCACAAACCAACCTGCGACAGCTCGACCGCGAATGA
- a CDS encoding PRC and DUF2382 domain-containing protein, translating into MITSQDAAKLTGRDVYGSSGDKIGTVGHIWGDPSGAPAWASVKTGLFGAKESMVPLADANLRRGRLMVPFNKSQVRDAPRIDGSTTEPLAANEFAQLYDYYGQDFHSGQAASGQAASGQASARSSGAAGGYTADDVVDDRSVADNRATADDIMTRSEERLTVGTERERIGVAHLRKYVVTEEQQMTVPVSHEEVRLVREPITGENWSAATQGLTESELDVELFAERAVINKETIPVERVRMVKETVTEQQTVRGEVRKEHIEAALPNEDKRELD; encoded by the coding sequence ATGATCACCAGTCAAGACGCCGCCAAGCTGACCGGCCGCGACGTGTACGGCAGCTCTGGCGACAAGATCGGCACTGTCGGACATATCTGGGGCGACCCGAGCGGCGCGCCCGCTTGGGCCAGCGTGAAAACGGGCTTGTTCGGGGCGAAGGAGTCGATGGTTCCGCTCGCGGACGCTAACTTGCGGCGGGGCCGGTTGATGGTGCCGTTCAACAAGTCGCAGGTGAGGGACGCGCCACGCATCGACGGGTCGACCACCGAACCGCTCGCGGCGAACGAGTTCGCCCAGCTCTACGACTACTACGGCCAGGACTTCCACAGTGGACAGGCCGCGAGCGGCCAGGCTGCGAGTGGCCAGGCCTCCGCACGGTCCTCCGGCGCCGCCGGCGGATACACCGCCGACGACGTGGTCGACGACCGGTCGGTGGCCGACAACCGGGCCACGGCCGACGACATCATGACCCGCTCGGAGGAGCGGCTCACGGTCGGCACCGAGCGGGAACGCATCGGCGTCGCACACCTACGCAAGTATGTGGTGACCGAGGAACAGCAGATGACCGTGCCGGTGTCCCACGAAGAGGTCCGCCTCGTGCGGGAACCGATCACCGGGGAAAACTGGTCGGCGGCGACGCAAGGGCTCACCGAGTCTGAACTCGACGTCGAGCTGTTCGCCGAGCGGGCGGTCATCAACAAGGAGACCATCCCGGTCGAACGGGTTCGGATGGTCAAGGAGACCGTGACCGAGCAACAGACCGTTCGCGGCGAGGTGCGCAAAGAGCACATCGAAGCCGCTCTGCCCAACGAGGACAAGCGGGAACTCGACTGA
- a CDS encoding GntR family transcriptional regulator — translation MLFTVDHASPLALADQIAGQVRGGLARGEIEPGERLPPARDLATALEVNMHTVLRAYAQLRDEGLIDLRRGRGAVVRRHVSAERIRLTELARAFVTEARRLGLGDDDITALIKEL, via the coding sequence ATGCTGTTCACGGTCGACCACGCGTCGCCGCTGGCATTGGCCGACCAGATCGCCGGCCAGGTGCGCGGCGGCCTGGCCCGCGGCGAGATCGAGCCCGGCGAGCGGTTGCCGCCGGCCCGTGACCTGGCGACGGCGCTCGAGGTCAACATGCACACGGTCCTGCGCGCTTACGCCCAGCTTCGCGACGAGGGCCTCATCGACCTGCGCCGGGGCCGCGGCGCCGTCGTCCGCCGGCACGTCAGCGCCGAGCGGATCAGGCTGACCGAGCTGGCCCGCGCATTCGTCACCGAGGCCCGCCGGCTCGGCCTGGGCGACGACGACATCACCGCGCTCATCAAGGAGTTGTAG
- a CDS encoding DUF1648 domain-containing protein, with the protein MTPRLRAALAAIASWVPAGVLLASPPGRWHDLPATVATHWGTSGRPNGFTGTNTTWTVTLAATLLAGAVAIAAAATAKRFGLGSRLLLGAAGGVGGAAAGLWLVIAAATAGAGSAADARLGWGLVWFFLGLAYGIPVYALAGPQPATREPFESVTPDAMPLGPTQQAAWTTVLRSPLLIGAAAAALLVGALATATIAPRPWTWAILVIPAAVLLTLAEVRVSADRRGLRLTAGLLRLPFKRIPLHRIARASVEHIDPLRWGGWGYRIVVPDRSAFVTRSGPGLVLDLTNGHRFAVTVADPEVPAALLNALRDREPVDM; encoded by the coding sequence ATGACGCCACGTCTTCGCGCCGCCCTCGCGGCGATCGCCAGCTGGGTGCCCGCCGGTGTGCTGCTCGCATCGCCACCCGGCCGCTGGCACGACCTGCCGGCGACCGTGGCGACGCACTGGGGCACGTCCGGCCGCCCCAACGGCTTCACCGGCACGAACACAACGTGGACGGTGACGCTGGCCGCCACGCTGCTCGCCGGCGCTGTGGCCATCGCGGCGGCGGCCACCGCGAAGCGGTTCGGCCTCGGGTCCCGACTGCTGCTCGGCGCCGCCGGTGGCGTCGGCGGCGCCGCGGCCGGCCTGTGGCTCGTGATCGCGGCCGCGACGGCCGGCGCGGGATCGGCCGCCGACGCGCGCCTGGGCTGGGGTCTGGTCTGGTTCTTCCTCGGTCTCGCCTACGGAATCCCGGTGTACGCGCTGGCCGGCCCGCAACCGGCGACCCGCGAGCCGTTCGAGAGCGTCACGCCCGACGCGATGCCGCTCGGCCCGACCCAGCAGGCAGCGTGGACGACCGTGCTGCGTTCGCCGCTGCTGATCGGCGCCGCCGCTGCGGCCCTGCTGGTCGGCGCCCTCGCCACGGCGACCATCGCACCGCGACCGTGGACCTGGGCGATCCTGGTGATTCCGGCCGCGGTCCTGCTCACCCTGGCCGAGGTGCGGGTCTCGGCCGACCGCCGTGGCCTGCGGCTGACCGCGGGCCTGCTGCGCCTGCCGTTCAAGCGCATCCCGCTGCACCGCATCGCCCGCGCTTCCGTCGAGCACATCGATCCGCTCCGCTGGGGCGGCTGGGGATACCGGATCGTCGTTCCCGACAGGTCCGCGTTCGTCACCCGTTCCGGCCCCGGCCTGGTCCTCGACCTCACCAACGGGCACCGGTTCGCGGTCACGGTCGCCGACCCGGAGGTGCCCGCCGCGCTCCTCAACGCCCTCCGCGACCGCGAGCCCGTTGACATGTGA
- a CDS encoding ArsR/SmtB family transcription factor: MDEVFKALADPTRRFLLDLLFARDGRTLTELESGLEMSRFGVMKHLRVLEDAGLVVTRRSGREKLHFLNPVPIRLIHDRWIDKYTERQASALAELKTELEKPDE, encoded by the coding sequence GTGGACGAGGTGTTCAAGGCGCTCGCCGACCCGACCCGGCGGTTCCTGCTCGACCTGCTCTTCGCGCGTGACGGCCGCACGCTCACCGAGCTGGAGTCCGGGCTGGAGATGTCGCGCTTCGGCGTGATGAAGCACCTCCGCGTGCTCGAAGACGCGGGCCTGGTGGTCACCCGCCGGTCGGGCCGGGAGAAGCTGCACTTCCTCAACCCCGTCCCGATCCGGCTGATCCACGACCGCTGGATCGACAAATACACCGAACGCCAGGCGTCGGCGCTGGCGGAGTTGAAGACTGAGCTGGAGAAACCTGATGAGTGA
- a CDS encoding SRPBCC family protein codes for MSDSDIVQVHRVYIKATANAIWDAITKPEWTARYGHRGLSDYDLRPGGAFKGRANEGMIARGVPEVAVDGEVVEADPPRRLVQTFRMLMDPGLAAEGFSRLTYEIDERDNGVCTLTVTHDLSGAPGLAALMRGDYEAMGAGGGWPWTLSGLKTLLETGKEMDS; via the coding sequence ATGAGTGACAGCGACATCGTGCAGGTCCATCGCGTCTACATCAAGGCGACCGCCAACGCGATCTGGGACGCCATCACGAAGCCGGAATGGACGGCGCGCTACGGCCATCGCGGCCTGAGCGACTACGACCTGCGCCCCGGCGGCGCGTTCAAGGGCCGGGCCAACGAGGGCATGATCGCGCGCGGCGTGCCGGAAGTGGCCGTCGACGGCGAGGTCGTCGAGGCCGACCCGCCCCGCCGGCTCGTGCAGACCTTCCGCATGCTGATGGACCCGGGGCTCGCGGCCGAGGGTTTCAGCAGGCTGACCTACGAGATCGACGAACGCGACAACGGCGTCTGCACCCTGACCGTCACCCACGACCTTTCTGGCGCCCCGGGCCTGGCGGCTCTGATGCGCGGCGACTACGAGGCGATGGGCGCCGGCGGCGGTTGGCCGTGGACCCTCAGCGGCCTCAAAACGCTGCTGGAGACGGGCAAGGAGATGGACTCGTGA
- a CDS encoding DUF998 domain-containing protein, with amino-acid sequence MTAAVSLPATRPATTRSLLAAGAVGGPLFVAGVLAQAYTRGGFDPGRHPLSSLALGELGWVQITNFIGYGVLTLAGAVGLRRALTPGRASTWGPRLIGVGGVALILAGIFPADPINGYPAGVPDAVTWHGTVHSLAPAVAGIAGLIAYVAFARRFAADHDHVWLMWTVAAPVVIVATNAVSAATGDLRALLIGQAVGAAWATSFYLRLRARAS; translated from the coding sequence GTGACCGCGGCGGTGTCGTTGCCGGCGACCCGACCGGCGACGACCCGCTCGCTGCTCGCCGCCGGCGCGGTCGGCGGCCCGCTGTTCGTGGCCGGGGTGCTGGCGCAGGCGTACACCCGGGGTGGTTTCGATCCTGGCCGGCATCCCCTGAGCTCGCTGGCGCTCGGTGAGCTGGGCTGGGTGCAGATCACGAACTTCATCGGGTACGGCGTGCTGACCCTGGCCGGCGCCGTCGGTCTGCGGCGGGCGCTCACTCCTGGCCGGGCGAGCACCTGGGGCCCGCGCCTGATCGGGGTGGGCGGTGTGGCGCTGATTCTGGCCGGCATCTTCCCCGCCGACCCCATCAACGGCTATCCGGCGGGCGTGCCCGACGCGGTCACCTGGCACGGCACGGTCCATTCGCTGGCGCCCGCGGTCGCCGGCATCGCGGGCCTGATCGCCTATGTGGCATTCGCCCGGCGGTTCGCCGCCGACCATGACCACGTCTGGCTCATGTGGACAGTGGCGGCGCCGGTCGTCATCGTTGCCACCAACGCCGTCTCCGCTGCGACCGGCGACCTACGTGCGCTGCTGATCGGGCAGGCGGTGGGTGCGGC